The proteins below come from a single Drosophila suzukii chromosome X, CBGP_Dsuzu_IsoJpt1.0, whole genome shotgun sequence genomic window:
- the LOC108018996 gene encoding uncharacterized protein: protein MSKRQRDGLDAPAKKAAKNRFKKLVRTVILNMQWLNEATEETGISLNVKKNVAMLVRQKRKVGMMTMAEKSLLRTPHSTRTVEDRKKLCNIVANLACFSKFTPKVRARLVPHVKFMAVTPGRVIMKEGDFPVTIYFIIAGEVEMSRNVLNKATKTYELQSEAIFGPGDCIGDIDVMEDAPRTNTYIATTNCELLAVFNKNYKVVLQPHMQKLWQEKKSALRALDYFNFLNEEQIVNASKYGTIQQFDPLETIYTEDLGSMSYVYFVLSGECVVLQCLHMKVNIVDREKVFELATVSKKESGALGMQVGSKFNANNDFFDVNEYMQSSSSLDENNQSKKRGLRKMGLKEIQRACAEMKRPPPRRSTRDTCRNRQRLRQRMREAERQEVREEYELYISDEGEDTYDMSEDPAEERYSDNSGKRSPISPVISEVGDVESESEGSEIFTASSHSHRTIVEESEGMEHYETHFIDVGSLTYGGIFGLGEKMHHRVIMARTTVQCILIPRFWLFEPAQNPGNIWQRQRFYIECNIPTREALYTDFLKTRKWEKFRRDYIENILNADSLANFTKVEDIPIISRIVETKADEASV, encoded by the exons ATGTCGAAGCGTCAACGCGATGGGCTTGATGCCCCGGCAAAAAAGGCGGCAAAGAATCGGTTCAAAAAGCTCGTCCGAACCGTAATACTGAACATGCAGTGGCTAAATGAAGCCACCGAGGAGACTGGAATTTCGCTGAATGTGAAGAAGAATGTGGCCATGTTGGTGCGACAGAAGCGTAAAGTCGGCATGATGACCATGGCC GAGAAATCACTACTGCGCACTCCACATTCTACGCGTACCGTCGAAGACAGAAAGAAACTGTGCAACATTGTGGCAAATCTGGCGTGCTTTTCAAAATTTACACCA AAAGTCCGGGCTCGTCTTGTTCCGCATGTCAAATTCATGGCGGTGACTCCCGGACGCGTTATTATGAAGGAGGGGGATTTCCCTGTAacgatttattttataatcgCTGGAGAAGTGGAAATGTCTAGGAATGTTTTAAATAAG GCCACCAAGACTTATGAACTGCAATCAGAGGCTATTTTTGGCCCCGGCGATTGTATTGGCGACATCGACGTGATGGAAGACGCACCCAGAACCAACACTTACATTGCCACAA ctAATTGCGAGCTACTGGCAGTCTTTAATAAGAACTATAAAGTTGTCCTGCAACCTCACATGCAAAAGCTGTGGCAGGAAAAGAAGTCTGCCCTGCGGGCTCTTGactattttaattttctaaacGAGGAGCAA ATTGTGAATGCCAGCAAGTATGGAACCATTCAGCAGTTCGATCCCTTGGAGACGATCTACACCGAGGATTTGGGCTCCATGAGCTATGTCTACTTTGTTCTCAGCGGCGAATGTGTCGTTTTACAGTGCCTCCACATGAAG GTGAATATTGTTGACAGGGAGAAGGTATTTGAGCTAGCAACTGTATCTAAAAAGGAGTCCGGAGCCCTCGGGATGCAAGTTGGCTCCAAATTCAATGCCAACAACGACTTTTTCGACGTCAATGAATATATGCAGTCCAGTTCATCGCTGGATGAGAACAACCAAAGCAAGAAAAGGGGA ctGCGAAAAATGGGTCTCAAGGAGATACAGCGAGCCTGCGCTGAGATGAAAAGACCGCCACCTAGAAGATCCACCAGGGATACATGTCGAAATCGGCAACGGTTGCGACAGCGAATGCGGGAGGCAGAACGCCAGGAGGTGCGGGAGGAGTACGAGCTGTACATATCAGACGAAGGCGAGGACACCTACGACATGTCTGAGGATCCGGCCGAGGAACGGTATAGTGATAACTCCGGCAAACGATCGCCCATCTCACCCGTCATCAGCGAGGTGGGCGATGTTGAGAGCGAGTCGGAGGGTTCGGAGATATTCACCGCCTCGAGCCATTCGCATCGAACCATTGTCGAGGAATCGGAAGGCATGGAGCACTATGAAACGCATTTCATTGACGTTGGCTCACTGACCTATGGCGGGATCTTTGGTTTGGGCGAGAAAATGCATCATCGCGTAATAATGGCGAGGACAACGGTACAGTGTATCCTAATACCACGGTTTTGGCTTTTCGAgccagcacaaaatcctggcaACATTTGGCAGCGACAGCGTTTCtatatcgaatgtaatatcccAACTAGGGAGGCTTTGTACACGGACTTTCTCAAGACACGAAAGTGGGAGAAGTTCAGACGTGACTATATTGAAAACATACTAAATGCTGATTCCTTGGCCAACTTTACGAAGGTCGAAGATATTCCCATCATAAGCCGCATTGTGGAGACAAAAGCTGACGAAGCTTCAGTTTGA